The following proteins are encoded in a genomic region of Zea mays cultivar B73 chromosome 9, Zm-B73-REFERENCE-NAM-5.0, whole genome shotgun sequence:
- the LOC103637988 gene encoding serine/threonine-protein kinase ste20 isoform X3, giving the protein MASASRGTGVAPAGEPGSPRAWGGEDEACRARKVKLMCSYGGRIAPRPGDGALRYVGGQTRLISAPRAASFADLLRKVEAVDEASASSGGGVVLRYQLPGDDLDSLISVSGPEDYDNMMEEYEKLAAAAPDGSAKLRVFLFPASGADAGPHLAAVVDESGQRYIDAINCVSTEAIATATAMRRKDGVASAGSSAHNSEAAEYSGLVESTSPRAVPPPASVATEYSYSGGAHYLRAFPESVGLTAVSASPLAMGIPAQNPILVRTEQSTLPPHQVAAVYAAATQHQPPQVTTYVQEQQQQQPQGTHYVPQQQPQSAAYVQQMPQSYIEPQQVHYINAQQFGVHGVPQSVNYVPVQMSQFMPNIPVTGSMATTAAQVGKLKPASAGVEPVPETTQFTRPVQAQVDQSYRVVHTPLSQLPPLSSVHLQTNDAQRQKFGAQQAMTSAVSMPVVTSSGTIPVVVSSATVPSLRYDGCTMCQKALPHAHSDNTIREQGSSCAMGNLEAAPMFYSPHQGTASNKSNPGASSGTLTNYVAEPRAGNTAVMAQFDSTLPARKPAVQATAYADTVVPVQPTIIAFPVSSAPAPKGVFVGHSPSAGAEDHVRYQQQPFSYSMQPPLVPVNVPQGIGASAYKDSNHAAVEPLREYARDLPHDYARAIDARMHAVHLGPIAPPESSVQGNPSIPHVVIDHAKVGKPPVNNDVTSFCKSQAGGYHMGITNAFTAPVLTQEDNIARHSEQPPCDFDVGAQNVQPDIIQRPPLNLPVQSNLRVPIEPPVSNEKFTVQPSNSGAQLPAGPPLQHPKEMPNHLDPWKAVGNASLVPPRPSKLTKEPVVSGGQYADGHMPDMNTHAALLFEEDPSLKDIHTVKLNKGFGKANIKRQLQDVAEGVAASVLQPSFPEKPAAFSGDHIDSHGAVIDVKVQGEGNNQSDKTSQGIQVLDDIDKLQIIKNSDLEELRELGSGTIGTVYHGKWRGSDVAIKRINERCFAGKASEQERMRTDFWNEADKLASLHHPNVVALYGVVLDGPGGSVATVTEYMANGSLRQALQRHENRIFDRRRRLLIAMDVAFGMEYLHGKNIVHFDLNSDNLLVNLRYPQRPICKVGDLGLSKVKCQTLISGGVRGTLPWMAPELLNGSSSLVSEKVDVFSFGIVMWELLTGEEPYAELHYGAIIGGIVNNTLRPPVPESCDPQWRSLMEQCWSAEPSARPSFTEVGTNLRAMAAAPTKAQQSK; this is encoded by the exons ATGGCGTCGGCGAGCAGGGGCACCGGGGTGGCGCCGGCGGGCGAGCCCGGCAGCCCGAGGGCGtggggcggcgaggacgaggcgtGCAGGGCGAGGAAAGTGAAGCTGATGTGCAGCTACGGGGGCCGGATCGCGCCGAGACCCGGGGACGGGGCGCTGCGGTACGTGGGCGGCCAGACGCGGCTCATCTCCGCCCCGCGCGCCGCCTCCTTCGCGGACCTGCTGCGGAAGGTGGAGGCGGTGGACGAGGCCTCGGCCTCCTCTGGCGGCGGGGTGGTCCTCAGGTACCAGCTCCCCGGGGATGACCTCGACTCGCTCATCTCCGTGTCCGGCCCGGAGGACTACGACAACATGATGGAGGAGTACGAGAAGCTGGCCGCCGCGGCGCCCGACGGCTCCGCCAAGCTCCGGGTCTTCCTCTTCCCGGCCTCCGGGGCCGACGCGGGGCCCCATCTCGCCGCCGTGGTGGACGAGTCCGGGCAGCGGTACATCGACGCCATCAACTGCGTCTCCACGGAGGCCATTGCCACGGCCACGGCCATGCGGCGGAAGGACGGCGTCGCCAGCGCCGGCTCCTCCGCGCACAACTCCGAGGCGGCCGAGTACAGCGGTCTAGTCGAAAGTACGTCGCCGCGGGCGGTGCCGCCGCCTGCTTCCGTTGCGACTGAGTATTCGTATTCAGGTGGAGCGCATTACCTCCGTGCTTTCCCGGAGTCGGTTGGGCTCACTGCAGTCTCGGCGTCACCTCTGGCGATGGGCATCCCGGCTCAAAACCCCATCCTGGTTAGGACAGAGCAGTCGACGTTGCCGCCTCATCAGGTTGCTGCTGTTTATGCAGCAGCAACACAGCATCAGCCGCCTCAAGTGACCACTTATGTgcaggagcagcagcagcagcagcctcaAGGCACCCATTACGTACCACAACAGCAGCCTCAGTCTGCTGCTTATGTGCAGCAGATGCCGCAGTCGTATAtagagccgcagcaggtacactacaTCAACGCCCAACAATTTGGTGTGCATGGGGTGCCACAATCTGTCAACTATGTGCCTGTGCAAATGAGCCAATTCATGCCCAACATTCCTGTGACGGGCTCTATGGCGACCACTGCTGCTCAAGTGGGAAAGTTGAAGCCCGCTTCCGCAGGTGTAGAACCTGTTCCAGAGACCACGCAGTTCACAAGGCCAGTGCAAGCTCAGGTTGATCAGAGTTACCGGGTGGTGCACACTCCACTGTCACAGCTTCCTCCTTTGTCTTCTGTGCATCTGCAGACAAATGATGCGCAGAGGCAGAAATTTGGTGCCCAACAAGCGATGACAAGCGCAGTAAGCATGCCAGTGGTGACCAGCTCAGGCACAATTCCTGTTGTGGTTAGCTCGGCCACTGTTCCATCATTGAGGTATGATGGTTGCACAATGTGCCAAAAAGCATTGCCACATGCCCATTCGGATAATACTATCCGGGAGCAGGGAAGTTCTTGTGCAATGGGCAACCTTGAGGCAGCTCCAATGTTTTACAGCCCACATCAAGGCACCGCATCCAACAAATCTAATCCAGGTGCAAGTTCAGGAACACTCACGAACTATGTGGCAGAACCAAGAGCTGGGAACACAGCAGTGATGGCACAATTTGATTCGACTCTTCCTGCCAGAAAACCTGCAGTCCAGGCGACTGCATATGCGGATACAGTTGTGCCGGTTCAACCCACCATTATTGCTTTCCCAGTGTCTAGTGCACCTGCTCCAAAAGGAGTATTTGTGGGTCATTCTCCTTCGGCTGGGGCTGAAGATCATGTCAGGTACCAGCAGCAACCATTCTCTTATAGCATGCAACCGCCGCTAGTTCCAGTGAATGTCCCACAAGGCATTGGTGCCAGTgcatacaaagattcaaatcatgCAGCAGTGGAACCGCTTAGAGAATATGCCCGTGATCTTCCTCATGACTATGCTAGAGCTATTGATGCTCGTATGCATGCAGTTCATTTGGGTCCTATTGCACCACCAGAATCTAGTGTGCAAGGAAATCCTTCTATTCCTCATGTTGTCATTGATCATGCCAAAGTTGGGAAGCCACCTGTAAATAATGATGTTACTTCTTTCTGCAAATCTCAAGCTGGAGGGTATCATATGGGGATCACAAATGCCTTTACTGCTCCTGTTTTAACCCAAGAGGACAACATTGCCAGGCACAGTGAGCAGCCACCTTGTGATTTTGATGTTGGTGCACAAAATGTCCAACCTGACATAATCCAGCGACCACCACTCAATCTGCCTGTCCAGAGCAACCTTAGAGTTCCGATTGAACCACCTGTTTCTAATGAAAAGTTCACCGTTCAACCATCTAACTCTGGTGCTCAGCTTCCTGCTGGGCCTCCTCTACAGCATCCTAAGGAAATGCCCAATCACTTG GATCCTTGGAAAGCAGTGGGCAATGCTTCTTTAGTGCCTCCAAGACCAAGCAAGTTAACTAAGGAACCTGTTGTTTCTGGAGGTCAATATGCTGATGGTCATATGCCTGATATGAACACACATGCTGCCTTACTCTTTGAAGAAGACCCAAGTTTAAAGGATATCCACACAGTTAAATTGAACAAAG GATTTGGGAAAGCTAATATTAAGCGACAATTACAAGATGTTGCTGAAGGGGTAGCAGCATCAGTTCTTCAGCCATCCTTTCCTGAAAAACCAGCTGCATTCTCTGGGGATCACATCGATTCACATGGAGCAGTAATTGATGTGAAAGTTCAG GGTGAAGGGAATAATCAGTCAGACAAAACAAGCCAGGGGATTCAAGTTTTAGATGACATCGATAAACTTCAG ATAATAAAGAACAGTGACCTTGAGGAATTGCGTGAACTGGGTTCTGGAACCATTGGTACTGTGTACCATGGAAAGTGGAGAGGCTCAGATGTTGCTATAAAGAGAATCAACGAGCGATGTTTTGCTGGGAAGGCATCTGAGCAAGAGCGTATG AGGACTGATTTCTGGAATGAGGCAGACAAGCTTGCATCTTTGCACCATCCAAACGTAGTAGCATTGTACGGTGTTGTTCTAGATGGACCTGGTGGATCTGTTGCAACGGTAACGGAGTACATGGCTAATGGCTCACTCCGACAAGCATTGCAAAGACATGAAAA CAGGATCTTTGATCGGCGTAGACGTCTATTAATTGCAATGGATGTTGCTTTTGGAATGGAATATCTCCATGGGAAGAATATAGTGCATTTCGACTTGAACAGTGACAATCTGCTTGTCAACCTAAGGTATCCTCAACGACCAATATGCAAG GTTGGTGATTTGGGATTATCAAAGGTCAAATGCCAGACACTTATCTCTGGTGGAGTGAGAGGAACACTACCTTGGATGGCCCCTGAGTTGTTGAATGGCAGCAGCAGCCTCGTCTCTGAAAAG GTTGACGTTTTCTCGTTTGGCATCGTGATGTGGGAGCTACTCACGGGTGAAGAGCCTTACGCCGAACTGCACTACGGTGCCATTATAG GTGGGATCGTGAATAACACGCTGCGACCTCCGGTGCCCGAGTCCTGTGACCCCCAGTGGAGGTCACTGATGGAGCAGTGCTGGTCAGCCGAACCCTCGGCGAGGCCGAGCTTCACCGAGGTAGGCACGAATCTGCGCGCCATGGCGGCCGCTCCTACCAAGGCACAACAATCGAAATAG
- the LOC103637988 gene encoding serine/threonine-protein kinase ste20 isoform X4 — protein sequence MASASRGTGVAPAGEPGSPRAWGGEDEACRARKVKLMCSYGGRIAPRPGDGALRYVGGQTRLISAPRAASFADLLRKVEAVDEASASSGGGVVLRYQLPGDDLDSLISVSGPEDYDNMMEEYEKLAAAAPDGSAKLRVFLFPASGADAGPHLAAVVDESGQRYIDAINCVSTEAIATATAMRRKDGVASAGSSAHNSEAAEYSGLVESTSPRAVPPPASVATEYSYSGGAHYLRAFPESVGLTAVSASPLAMGIPAQNPILVRTEQSTLPPHQVAAVYAAATQHQPPQVTTYVQEQQQQQPQGTHYVPQQQPQSAAYVQQMPQSYIEPQQVHYINAQQFGVHGVPQSVNYVPVQMSQFMPNIPVTGSMATTAAQVGKLKPASAGVEPVPETTQFTRPVQAQVDQSYRVVHTPLSQLPPLSSVHLQTNDAQRQKFGAQQAMTSAVSMPVVTSSGTIPVVVSSATVPSLRYDGCTMCQKALPHAHSDNTIREQGSSCAMGNLEAAPMFYSPHQGTASNKSNPGASSGTLTNYVAEPRAGNTAVMAQFDSTLPARKPAVQATAYADTVVPVQPTIIAFPVSSAPAPKGVFVGHSPSAGAEDHVRYQQQPFSYSMQPPLVPVNVPQGIGASAYKDSNHAAVEPLREYARDLPHDYARAIDARMHAVHLGPIAPPESSVQGNPSIPHVVIDHAKVGKPPVNNDVTSFCKSQAGGYHMGITNAFTAPVLTQEDNIARHSEQPPCDFDVGAQNVQPDIIQRPPLNLPVQSNLRVPIEPPVSNEKFTVQPSNSGAQLPAGPPLQHPKEMPNHLDPWKAVGNASLVPPRPSKLTKEPVVSGGQYADGHMPDMNTHAALLFEEDPSLKDIHTVKLNKGFGKANIKRQLQDVAEGVAASVLQPSFPEKPAAFSGDHIDSHGAVIDVKVQGEGNNQSDKTSQGIQVLDDIDKLQIIKNSDLEELRELGSGTIGTVYHGKWRGSDVAIKRINERCFAGKASEQERMRTDFWNEADKLASLHHPNVVALYGVVLDGPGGSVATVTEYMANGSLRQALQRHEKIFDRRRRLLIAMDVAFGMEYLHGKNIVHFDLNSDNLLVNLRYPQRPICKVGDLGLSKVKCQTLISGGVRGTLPWMAPELLNGSSSLVSEKVDVFSFGIVMWELLTGEEPYAELHYGAIIGGIVNNTLRPPVPESCDPQWRSLMEQCWSAEPSARPSFTEVGTNLRAMAAAPTKAQQSK from the exons ATGGCGTCGGCGAGCAGGGGCACCGGGGTGGCGCCGGCGGGCGAGCCCGGCAGCCCGAGGGCGtggggcggcgaggacgaggcgtGCAGGGCGAGGAAAGTGAAGCTGATGTGCAGCTACGGGGGCCGGATCGCGCCGAGACCCGGGGACGGGGCGCTGCGGTACGTGGGCGGCCAGACGCGGCTCATCTCCGCCCCGCGCGCCGCCTCCTTCGCGGACCTGCTGCGGAAGGTGGAGGCGGTGGACGAGGCCTCGGCCTCCTCTGGCGGCGGGGTGGTCCTCAGGTACCAGCTCCCCGGGGATGACCTCGACTCGCTCATCTCCGTGTCCGGCCCGGAGGACTACGACAACATGATGGAGGAGTACGAGAAGCTGGCCGCCGCGGCGCCCGACGGCTCCGCCAAGCTCCGGGTCTTCCTCTTCCCGGCCTCCGGGGCCGACGCGGGGCCCCATCTCGCCGCCGTGGTGGACGAGTCCGGGCAGCGGTACATCGACGCCATCAACTGCGTCTCCACGGAGGCCATTGCCACGGCCACGGCCATGCGGCGGAAGGACGGCGTCGCCAGCGCCGGCTCCTCCGCGCACAACTCCGAGGCGGCCGAGTACAGCGGTCTAGTCGAAAGTACGTCGCCGCGGGCGGTGCCGCCGCCTGCTTCCGTTGCGACTGAGTATTCGTATTCAGGTGGAGCGCATTACCTCCGTGCTTTCCCGGAGTCGGTTGGGCTCACTGCAGTCTCGGCGTCACCTCTGGCGATGGGCATCCCGGCTCAAAACCCCATCCTGGTTAGGACAGAGCAGTCGACGTTGCCGCCTCATCAGGTTGCTGCTGTTTATGCAGCAGCAACACAGCATCAGCCGCCTCAAGTGACCACTTATGTgcaggagcagcagcagcagcagcctcaAGGCACCCATTACGTACCACAACAGCAGCCTCAGTCTGCTGCTTATGTGCAGCAGATGCCGCAGTCGTATAtagagccgcagcaggtacactacaTCAACGCCCAACAATTTGGTGTGCATGGGGTGCCACAATCTGTCAACTATGTGCCTGTGCAAATGAGCCAATTCATGCCCAACATTCCTGTGACGGGCTCTATGGCGACCACTGCTGCTCAAGTGGGAAAGTTGAAGCCCGCTTCCGCAGGTGTAGAACCTGTTCCAGAGACCACGCAGTTCACAAGGCCAGTGCAAGCTCAGGTTGATCAGAGTTACCGGGTGGTGCACACTCCACTGTCACAGCTTCCTCCTTTGTCTTCTGTGCATCTGCAGACAAATGATGCGCAGAGGCAGAAATTTGGTGCCCAACAAGCGATGACAAGCGCAGTAAGCATGCCAGTGGTGACCAGCTCAGGCACAATTCCTGTTGTGGTTAGCTCGGCCACTGTTCCATCATTGAGGTATGATGGTTGCACAATGTGCCAAAAAGCATTGCCACATGCCCATTCGGATAATACTATCCGGGAGCAGGGAAGTTCTTGTGCAATGGGCAACCTTGAGGCAGCTCCAATGTTTTACAGCCCACATCAAGGCACCGCATCCAACAAATCTAATCCAGGTGCAAGTTCAGGAACACTCACGAACTATGTGGCAGAACCAAGAGCTGGGAACACAGCAGTGATGGCACAATTTGATTCGACTCTTCCTGCCAGAAAACCTGCAGTCCAGGCGACTGCATATGCGGATACAGTTGTGCCGGTTCAACCCACCATTATTGCTTTCCCAGTGTCTAGTGCACCTGCTCCAAAAGGAGTATTTGTGGGTCATTCTCCTTCGGCTGGGGCTGAAGATCATGTCAGGTACCAGCAGCAACCATTCTCTTATAGCATGCAACCGCCGCTAGTTCCAGTGAATGTCCCACAAGGCATTGGTGCCAGTgcatacaaagattcaaatcatgCAGCAGTGGAACCGCTTAGAGAATATGCCCGTGATCTTCCTCATGACTATGCTAGAGCTATTGATGCTCGTATGCATGCAGTTCATTTGGGTCCTATTGCACCACCAGAATCTAGTGTGCAAGGAAATCCTTCTATTCCTCATGTTGTCATTGATCATGCCAAAGTTGGGAAGCCACCTGTAAATAATGATGTTACTTCTTTCTGCAAATCTCAAGCTGGAGGGTATCATATGGGGATCACAAATGCCTTTACTGCTCCTGTTTTAACCCAAGAGGACAACATTGCCAGGCACAGTGAGCAGCCACCTTGTGATTTTGATGTTGGTGCACAAAATGTCCAACCTGACATAATCCAGCGACCACCACTCAATCTGCCTGTCCAGAGCAACCTTAGAGTTCCGATTGAACCACCTGTTTCTAATGAAAAGTTCACCGTTCAACCATCTAACTCTGGTGCTCAGCTTCCTGCTGGGCCTCCTCTACAGCATCCTAAGGAAATGCCCAATCACTTG GATCCTTGGAAAGCAGTGGGCAATGCTTCTTTAGTGCCTCCAAGACCAAGCAAGTTAACTAAGGAACCTGTTGTTTCTGGAGGTCAATATGCTGATGGTCATATGCCTGATATGAACACACATGCTGCCTTACTCTTTGAAGAAGACCCAAGTTTAAAGGATATCCACACAGTTAAATTGAACAAAG GATTTGGGAAAGCTAATATTAAGCGACAATTACAAGATGTTGCTGAAGGGGTAGCAGCATCAGTTCTTCAGCCATCCTTTCCTGAAAAACCAGCTGCATTCTCTGGGGATCACATCGATTCACATGGAGCAGTAATTGATGTGAAAGTTCAG GGTGAAGGGAATAATCAGTCAGACAAAACAAGCCAGGGGATTCAAGTTTTAGATGACATCGATAAACTTCAG ATAATAAAGAACAGTGACCTTGAGGAATTGCGTGAACTGGGTTCTGGAACCATTGGTACTGTGTACCATGGAAAGTGGAGAGGCTCAGATGTTGCTATAAAGAGAATCAACGAGCGATGTTTTGCTGGGAAGGCATCTGAGCAAGAGCGTATG AGGACTGATTTCTGGAATGAGGCAGACAAGCTTGCATCTTTGCACCATCCAAACGTAGTAGCATTGTACGGTGTTGTTCTAGATGGACCTGGTGGATCTGTTGCAACGGTAACGGAGTACATGGCTAATGGCTCACTCCGACAAGCATTGCAAAGACATGAAAA GATCTTTGATCGGCGTAGACGTCTATTAATTGCAATGGATGTTGCTTTTGGAATGGAATATCTCCATGGGAAGAATATAGTGCATTTCGACTTGAACAGTGACAATCTGCTTGTCAACCTAAGGTATCCTCAACGACCAATATGCAAG GTTGGTGATTTGGGATTATCAAAGGTCAAATGCCAGACACTTATCTCTGGTGGAGTGAGAGGAACACTACCTTGGATGGCCCCTGAGTTGTTGAATGGCAGCAGCAGCCTCGTCTCTGAAAAG GTTGACGTTTTCTCGTTTGGCATCGTGATGTGGGAGCTACTCACGGGTGAAGAGCCTTACGCCGAACTGCACTACGGTGCCATTATAG GTGGGATCGTGAATAACACGCTGCGACCTCCGGTGCCCGAGTCCTGTGACCCCCAGTGGAGGTCACTGATGGAGCAGTGCTGGTCAGCCGAACCCTCGGCGAGGCCGAGCTTCACCGAGGTAGGCACGAATCTGCGCGCCATGGCGGCCGCTCCTACCAAGGCACAACAATCGAAATAG